The Microbacterium sp. W4I20 genome segment CGACCTGAAGTCTCCGGCCGACGCGCTCGCGCGGCGCATCGCGTTCTCGACCGAGAACCGCCGCGACGAGGGGATCATCGGCGATCTCACCGTGCGCGAGAACATCATCCTCGCCGTCCAGGCCGAGCGCGGGTGGGCCCGGCCGATGTCGCGCAAGGAGCAGGACGCGATCGTCGAGCGGTACATCGCCCAATTCAACGTACGGCCCGCCGACCCGGAGCGCATGATCAAGAACCTCTCCGGCGGCAACCAGCAGAAGGTGCTGCTCGGGCGCTGGCTGGCCACGAAGCCCGAACTGCTCATCCTCGACGAGCCCACCCGCGGTATCGACGTCGGTGCCAAGGCCGAGATCCAGGAGGCCGTCGCCGAACTCGCCGAGGAAGGCGTCGCCGTGGTCTTCATCTCGTCCGAGCTCGAGGAGGTCGTGCGGCTGTCCGAGCGCATCGTCGTGCTCAAGGATCACCGCAAGATCGGAGAGCTCCAGAACGGACCCGACGTCACCGCGCAGGCCATCGTCGACGTGATCGCGGCGCACGGGGTGGATGCCGCGGCCGAGACCCTCGACGACGCCGACGGCGCTCTGCCGGATAGCATCGCCCTCACGACCGACAAGGAGGCAGCGCGATGACCGCCGCAGCCGACACCAGCTTCTGGCGCGACCTGATCCACAAGCCGTTCTTCTGGGGAGTCGTGGCGATCGTCGCGCTCCTCGCCCTGAACGTGCTCAAGGACCCGACGTACCTCGCCCTCTCGATCAACCCGAACAACGGCAACCTCGTCGGCAACCTCATCGACATCCTGCGCCAGGCGGCGCCCGTGATGATGATCGCGATCGGCATGTCCCTCGTGATCGCCACCGGCGGCATCGACCTCTCGGTCGGCTCTCTGATGGCGGTGTCGGGCGCCGTCGCGATGGAGTTCCTCAGCGCCGCCGGCGACTCGGGGAGCATCGGTGCGGCGCTCGGCGCGATCGGTCTGGCACTCCTGATCACCGCCATCCTCGGTGCCGTCAACGGCATCCTGGTGGCCTACGTCGGGCTGCAACCCTTCATCGCGACCCTCGTGCTGATGCTCGCCGGTCGCGGCATCGCCAAGGTGATCACCGGCGGACAGAACACCACCGCGTCGAACGATCCGTTCCGGTGGATCGCGAACGGCTTCGTGATCGGCATCCCCGTCGTCTTCATCCTCGCGGTGCTGCTCGTGCTCGTGGTCGGCTGGGTCGTGCGCAAGAGCGCCCTCGGCCTCATGATCGAGGCGATCGGCATCAACCCGCGGGCCAGCCGGATGGCCGGCATCAAGCCCAAGGGGCTGCTGCTCACGACGTACATCCTCAGCGGCATCCTCGCCGGGATCGCCGGCATCATGTCGGTCGGCAGCGTCATGACGGTCGACATCTCCCGCACCGGGTACCAGCTCGAGCTCGACGCGATCCTCGCGGTCGTCATCGGCGGAGCCTCCCTCGCCGGCGGAAAGTTCTCGCTCAGCGGGGCGTTCGTCGGGGCGCTGCTCATCGCGACGCTCGACAAGACCGTGCTGTACCTCGGCATCTCGTCGTCGGCGACGCCGGCGTTCAAGGCCATCGTGATCGTCGCGCTGTGCCTGCTGCAGTCCGAGCGCGTGCGCAGCTGGTTCCGCCGGCGCCGCCGGGTCGCGCCCCCCGAACAGCTCTCCGCGAAAGAGGAGGTGGCCGCATGAGCGTCCTCACGACGGCTCCCGCCCTGCAGAGCCAGGAGACCGTGCTCGACCGGGTGCGCCGCATGATCATGGCGAACCCGTCGGTGCTGCCGACCATCGCCTCGGTGGTGATCTTCGTGGGCATGATCGTATTCGGCGAGGTCGCCTACGGCCGCATCCTGCAGGCCAACACGCTCTCGAACCTGCTCATCAACAACGCCCACCTGGTGGTGCTGGCCGTGGCGCTCACCTTCGTGATCCTCACCGGCGGCATCGACCTCTCGGTCGGCTCGATCATCGCGCTGTCCTCGGTGGCCGGGGTGATGCTTTCGAATGCCGGATGGAACGCGATCGCGGTGATCGTCGCCATGATCGGCATCGGCGCGGTGTTCGGAGTGATCTCCGGGGTGCTGATCCGGTACTTCGGGGTGCAGCCGTTCATCGCGACGCTGGCCATGATGTTCCTCGGCCGCGGCCTCGCGTCGCTGCTCAGCACCAAGCCGGAGCGCCTCGGCGAGGACTCGCCCATCCGCTGGATCGGGGTGCAGCTGAAGATCGTCGACGGCCCCAAGGTGAACGATCTCGTGATCACGCCCGCCGTGGTGATCGCGGTGCTCGTCGTCGCCGCGGCGTTCTTCGTGCTGCACCGCACCCGCACCGGACGCACGGTCTACGCGATCGGCGGATCCGAGAACTCGGCGCTGCTGATGGGGCTCCCGGTGCACCGCACCAAGGTGCTCGTCTACGTGATCAGCGGGTCGCTCGCCGGGCTCGCCGCGGTGCTGTACACCGCCCGCCTCGGCACGGCGCAGAACATCACCGGCATCGGGTGGGAGCTCGACGCGATCGCCGCCGCCGTGATCGGCGGCACGGTGCTCACCGGTGCCTACGGCTACGTGCTCGGCTCGGTGATCGGCGCGCTGGTGCTGGGGCTCATGAACGTGCTGATCACCCGTGACGGCGGCATCCCGCCCGAGATGACGACGATCATCACCGGCGGCATCCTGTTGGTCTTCGTGCTGCTGCAGCGGGCGGTCACCCGCCGCAAACGGGAGTAGCCGGGCCGGCGCCTCCACCGCCGCTCCCGTGGCACTTGTTGCGGGTTCGCTGCGTGGGAACCCGCAACAGCTGCCACGGGAGCGAAGGCGGTGGTCAGACGTGGTCGCGCCAGGAGTGCTGCGGGTCGTAGCGCAGGATGCGGCGGGCCTTGTCGATCGACAGGAGCGTCTCGTTCGGCCCGAACTCGCCCTTCACCGGCACGTCGGGGAAGACCTCGGCGAGCAGCTCGGCGTTCGGACGCGTCATCACCGTGTCGGCCGCCGCGATGATGAACCGGTCGAATCCCGGAGCGGCGTTCTCGAGTGCGCGCTGCACGGCCTGCGCGCCGTCGCGGGCGTCGATGTAGCCCCAGAGGTTCCACTTGCGGCGCGTGGCGTCGGCATCGAATGAGGGGAACTCGGCGTAGTCCTCCGGCACCATCACGTTCGAGAACCGGAGCGCCGTGATCGACACCTCCGGGTGCCAGCGCACGAGCTCGGTCGCCAGCTGCTCCTCGAGCGTCTTCACGAGCGAGTACACCGATTCGGGACGCGCGGGGTAGTCCTCGTCGACCGGCACGTAGGGC includes the following:
- a CDS encoding ABC transporter permease, with product MTAAADTSFWRDLIHKPFFWGVVAIVALLALNVLKDPTYLALSINPNNGNLVGNLIDILRQAAPVMMIAIGMSLVIATGGIDLSVGSLMAVSGAVAMEFLSAAGDSGSIGAALGAIGLALLITAILGAVNGILVAYVGLQPFIATLVLMLAGRGIAKVITGGQNTTASNDPFRWIANGFVIGIPVVFILAVLLVLVVGWVVRKSALGLMIEAIGINPRASRMAGIKPKGLLLTTYILSGILAGIAGIMSVGSVMTVDISRTGYQLELDAILAVVIGGASLAGGKFSLSGAFVGALLIATLDKTVLYLGISSSATPAFKAIVIVALCLLQSERVRSWFRRRRRVAPPEQLSAKEEVAA
- a CDS encoding ABC transporter permease, which translates into the protein MSVLTTAPALQSQETVLDRVRRMIMANPSVLPTIASVVIFVGMIVFGEVAYGRILQANTLSNLLINNAHLVVLAVALTFVILTGGIDLSVGSIIALSSVAGVMLSNAGWNAIAVIVAMIGIGAVFGVISGVLIRYFGVQPFIATLAMMFLGRGLASLLSTKPERLGEDSPIRWIGVQLKIVDGPKVNDLVITPAVVIAVLVVAAAFFVLHRTRTGRTVYAIGGSENSALLMGLPVHRTKVLVYVISGSLAGLAAVLYTARLGTAQNITGIGWELDAIAAAVIGGTVLTGAYGYVLGSVIGALVLGLMNVLITRDGGIPPEMTTIITGGILLVFVLLQRAVTRRKRE
- a CDS encoding NAD(P)-dependent oxidoreductase; this translates as MRIALTGSSGKLGRVVARELRAHGFEVIGMDVTGARGPDFVQVDLTDYGQVIDAFTAVGDTHDGIDAVVHLGAIPAPGIRSDVATFHNNMPATFNVFWAAVRLGIRRIVYASSETVLGLPFDVPPPYVPVDEDYPARPESVYSLVKTLEEQLATELVRWHPEVSITALRFSNVMVPEDYAEFPSFDADATRRKWNLWGYIDARDGAQAVQRALENAAPGFDRFIIAAADTVMTRPNAELLAEVFPDVPVKGEFGPNETLLSIDKARRILRYDPQHSWRDHV